One Loxodonta africana isolate mLoxAfr1 chromosome 15, mLoxAfr1.hap2, whole genome shotgun sequence genomic window carries:
- the LOC100653856 gene encoding cytochrome c oxidase assembly factor 5, producing the protein MPRYYEDKPEGGACAGVKEDLGACLLQSDCVLQEGKTPRQCLKEGSCKALQYSFFECKRSSLDARARFRGRKGY; encoded by the exons ATGCCCCGGTATTACGAGGACAAGCCCGAGGGCGGCGCGTGCGCCGGCGTGAAGGAGGACCTGGGCGCCTGTCTGCTGCAGTCGGACTGTGTGCTCCAG GAAGGAAAAACTCCTCGGCAATGTTTGAAGGAAGGAAGTTGCAAAGCTTTGCAGTATTCATTTTTTGAATGTAAAAGGTCATCG CTGGATGCCAGAGCAAGATTCAGAGGAAGAAAAGGATACTGA